In a single window of the Hippoglossus hippoglossus isolate fHipHip1 chromosome 7, fHipHip1.pri, whole genome shotgun sequence genome:
- the dnmt3bb.1 gene encoding DNA (cytosine-5)-methyltransferase 3B isoform X2, whose amino-acid sequence MLETESGQTLDQSTAMPSNKYPAANMEESNNMAATAAVNGATPPAEGLSENDSGVELTNENSPLTAAEPPSPFSPKQNGDAASPQDDNQCSRGNRKRSKKSSEDEETTWDSYSDEKASGPSQLGLRQTPRPRTIFQAGLTPHSHTKGRRPNRKQDHILSLCAVGSRVVAVVSGEVHEAPRLDLMEQDSKDSAQSSSTMSSSEAQPEYNDNKGFGIGELVWGKIKGFSWWPGIVVTWRATGKRQASHGMRWLQWFGDGKFSEVSADKLDSIIAFPKFFSQASYTKLASYRRAVFQALEMASIRAEKTFPPCESDGPEDQVKPMLDWANGGFLPKGEEGLKPTQGANSNPLDHQVLDVSLPEYFPSAKRPRVSLCKNKAAPEESFCREQMVNEVLKNNCSIEEFCLSCGKRRAATFHPLFEGGLCQTCKDVYLEMSYMYDDDGYQSYCTVCCGGREVLLCGNANCCRCFCVDCLDILVSPGASNSARYLDPWRCYMCQPPLQYGSLRRRDDWSLKLQEFFANDNGQEFEQPKNYPAVPAEQRRPIRVLSLFDGIATGYLVLRDLGFKVDQYVASEVCEDSISVGVVRHEGKIQYVHDVRNISKKDILEWGPFDLVIGGSPCNDLSIVNPARKGLYEGTGRLFFEFYRLLSEAKPKEGEDRPFFWMFENVVAMGVNDKRDISRFLECNPVMIDAIDVSAAHRARYFWGNLPGMNRPLCASGMDKLELQDCLDHGRVAKGKDQHFPVLMNGKEDILWCTELERIFGFPVHYTDVSNMGRGARQKLLGRSWSVPVIRHLFAPLKDYYACE is encoded by the exons GCGGCGGTGAACGGAGCCACGCCTCCAGCTGAAGGCCTGTCGGAGAACGACAGCGGCGTGGAGCTGACCAATGAGAACAGCCCCCTGACTGCGGCCGAACCGCCGTCCCCCTTCAGCCCCAAACAGAACGGAGATGCAGCCTCACCTCAAG atGACAACCAGTGTtcgagaggaaacaggaaaagaagCAAGAAGAGCTCAGAGGATGAGGAAACTACCTGGGACTCCTACAGCGAC gaaAAGGCCTCGGGACCGTCTCAGTTGGGTTTGAGACAAACACCTCGACCCAGAACCATCTTTCAGGCCGGTCTGACGCCGCACTCACACACCAAGGGTCGCAGACCGAACCGTAAACAGGACCACATCTTGTCACTG TGTGCGGTTGGTTCTCGGGTGGTGGCGGTCGTGTCCGGCGAAGTCCACGAGGCCCCTCGTCTGGACCTGATGGAACAAGACTCCAAAGACTCggctcagagcagcagcaccatgTCCAGCTCTGAAGCGCAGCCGGAGTACAAT GACAACAAGGGCTTTGGCATCGGCGAGCTGGTGTGGGGGAAGATTAAGGGATTCTCCTGGTGGCCCGGCATCGTGGTGACGTGGCGCGCTACCGGCAAGAGGCAGGCCAGCCACGGCATGAGGTGGCTGCAGTGGTTTGGAGACGGCAAATTCTCCGAG GTTTCTGCAGACAAACTGGACTCCATCATCGCCTTCCCCAAGTTCTTCAGCCAGGCGTCCTACACCAAGCTGGCCTCGTACCGCCGGGCCGTGTTCCAGGCCCTGGAG ATGGCCAGTATTCGGGCGGAGAAGACGTTTCCTCCCTGTGAGTCTGACGGTCCAGAGGACCAGGTCAAACCCATGCTGGACTGGGCCAACGGCGGCTTCCTGCCCAAAGGAGAGGAGGGACTCAAACCTACGCAAGGCGCCA ACAGTAACCCTCTGGATCACCAGGTGCTGGATGTCTCTCTGCCGGAGTACTTCCCCAGCGCCAAGCGGCCCCGAGTCAGCCTCTGTAAGAACAAGGCTGCCCCCGAGGAGTCGTTCTGCAGAG AACAAATGGTGAATGAAGTTCTGAAGAATAATTGTAGTATTGAAG agtTCTGTCTCTCCTGTGGAAAGAGGAGAGCTGCAACTTTCCACCCCCTGTTTGAAGGAGGCCTGTGCCAAACATGCAAG gatGTGTACCTGGAGATGTCCTACATGTACGATGACGATGGCTACCAGTCGTACTGCACCGTCTGCTGCGGAGGTCGAGAGGTTCTGCTCTGCGGCAACGCcaactgctgcag GTGTTTCTGCGTCGACTGCCTGGACATCCTGGTCAGTCCCGGAGCATCTAACAGCGCCCGCTACCTGGACCCCTGGAGATGCTACATGTGTCAGCCGCCGCTGCAGTACGGCAGCCTGAGGCGACGGGACGACTGGAGCCTCAAGCTGCAGGAGTTCTTTGCCAACGACAACGGACAGGAGTTT GAGCAACCAAAGAATTACCCAGCAGTCCCTGCAGAGCAGAGACGACCAATCAGAGTTCTCTCCCTGTTCGACGGCATCGCCACTG GATACCTGGTTCTGAGGGATCTGGGTTTTAAGGTGGACCAGTACGTGGCGTCAGAGGTGTGCGAGGACTCCATCTCAGTGGGCGTGGTCAGACATGAAGGAAAGATCCAGTACGTCCACGATGTGAGGAACATCTCCAAGAAAGAT ATTCTCGAGTGGGGTCCGTTTGACCTGGTGATCGGAGGAAGTCCCTGCAACGACCTGTCCATCGTCAATCCTGCCAGGAAAGGCCTCTACG AGGGAACAGGGAGGTTGTTCTTTGAGTTCTACCGTCTGCTGAGCGAAGCCAAGCCCAAGGAAGGAGAGGACCGCCCCTTCTTCTGGATGTTTGAGAACGTGGTCGCCATGGGCGTCAACGACAAGAGGGACATCTCCCGGTTCCTGGAG TGTAACCCTGTGATGATTGATGCGATCgatgtttctgctgctcacCGTGCTCGATACTTCTGGGGAAACTTGCCAGGCATGAACAG GCCTCTGTGTGCGTCGGGGATGGACaagctggagctgcaggactGTCTGGATCACGGCCGAGTGGCAAAG GGGAAAGACCAGCACTTCCCCGTCCTGATGAATGGGAAGGAGGACATCCTGTGGTGCACGGAGCTGGAGAG GATCTTCGGTTTCCCTGTTCACTACACAGACGTGTCCAACATGGGTCGCGGTGCCCGACAGAAGCTCCTGGGCCGGTCCTGGAGCGTCCCTGTCATCAGGCATCTGTTCGCACCGCTCAAAGATTACTACGCCTGTGAATAA
- the dnmt3bb.1 gene encoding DNA (cytosine-5)-methyltransferase 3B isoform X1 translates to MLETESGQTLDQSTAMPSNKYPAANMEESNNMAATAAVNGATPPAEGLSENDSGVELTNENSPLTAAEPPSPFSPKQNGDAASPQDDNQCSRGNRKRSKKSSEDEETTWDSYSDEKASGPSQLGLRQTPRPRTIFQAGLTPHSHTKGRRPNRKQDHILSLCAVGSRVVAVVSGEVHEAPRLDLMEQDSKDSAQSSSTMSSSEAQPEYNDNKGFGIGELVWGKIKGFSWWPGIVVTWRATGKRQASHGMRWLQWFGDGKFSEVSADKLDSIIAFPKFFSQASYTKLASYRRAVFQALEMASIRAEKTFPPCESDGPEDQVKPMLDWANGGFLPKGEEGLKPTQGANSNPLDHQVLDVSLPEYFPSAKRPRVSLCKNKAAPEESFCREQMVNEVLKNNCSIEEFCLSCGKRRAATFHPLFEGGLCQTCKDVYLEMSYMYDDDGYQSYCTVCCGGREVLLCGNANCCRCFCVDCLDILVSPGASNSARYLDPWRCYMCQPPLQYGSLRRRDDWSLKLQEFFANDNGQEFEQPKNYPAVPAEQRRPIRVLSLFDGIATGYLVLRDLGFKVDQYVASEVCEDSISVGVVRHEGKIQYVHDVRNISKKDILEWGPFDLVIGGSPCNDLSIVNPARKGLYEGTGRLFFEFYRLLSEAKPKEGEDRPFFWMFENVVAMGVNDKRDISRFLECNPVMIDAIDVSAAHRARYFWGNLPGMNRPLCASGMDKLELQDCLDHGRVAKFGKVRTITTRSNSIKQGKDQHFPVLMNGKEDILWCTELERIFGFPVHYTDVSNMGRGARQKLLGRSWSVPVIRHLFAPLKDYYACE, encoded by the exons GCGGCGGTGAACGGAGCCACGCCTCCAGCTGAAGGCCTGTCGGAGAACGACAGCGGCGTGGAGCTGACCAATGAGAACAGCCCCCTGACTGCGGCCGAACCGCCGTCCCCCTTCAGCCCCAAACAGAACGGAGATGCAGCCTCACCTCAAG atGACAACCAGTGTtcgagaggaaacaggaaaagaagCAAGAAGAGCTCAGAGGATGAGGAAACTACCTGGGACTCCTACAGCGAC gaaAAGGCCTCGGGACCGTCTCAGTTGGGTTTGAGACAAACACCTCGACCCAGAACCATCTTTCAGGCCGGTCTGACGCCGCACTCACACACCAAGGGTCGCAGACCGAACCGTAAACAGGACCACATCTTGTCACTG TGTGCGGTTGGTTCTCGGGTGGTGGCGGTCGTGTCCGGCGAAGTCCACGAGGCCCCTCGTCTGGACCTGATGGAACAAGACTCCAAAGACTCggctcagagcagcagcaccatgTCCAGCTCTGAAGCGCAGCCGGAGTACAAT GACAACAAGGGCTTTGGCATCGGCGAGCTGGTGTGGGGGAAGATTAAGGGATTCTCCTGGTGGCCCGGCATCGTGGTGACGTGGCGCGCTACCGGCAAGAGGCAGGCCAGCCACGGCATGAGGTGGCTGCAGTGGTTTGGAGACGGCAAATTCTCCGAG GTTTCTGCAGACAAACTGGACTCCATCATCGCCTTCCCCAAGTTCTTCAGCCAGGCGTCCTACACCAAGCTGGCCTCGTACCGCCGGGCCGTGTTCCAGGCCCTGGAG ATGGCCAGTATTCGGGCGGAGAAGACGTTTCCTCCCTGTGAGTCTGACGGTCCAGAGGACCAGGTCAAACCCATGCTGGACTGGGCCAACGGCGGCTTCCTGCCCAAAGGAGAGGAGGGACTCAAACCTACGCAAGGCGCCA ACAGTAACCCTCTGGATCACCAGGTGCTGGATGTCTCTCTGCCGGAGTACTTCCCCAGCGCCAAGCGGCCCCGAGTCAGCCTCTGTAAGAACAAGGCTGCCCCCGAGGAGTCGTTCTGCAGAG AACAAATGGTGAATGAAGTTCTGAAGAATAATTGTAGTATTGAAG agtTCTGTCTCTCCTGTGGAAAGAGGAGAGCTGCAACTTTCCACCCCCTGTTTGAAGGAGGCCTGTGCCAAACATGCAAG gatGTGTACCTGGAGATGTCCTACATGTACGATGACGATGGCTACCAGTCGTACTGCACCGTCTGCTGCGGAGGTCGAGAGGTTCTGCTCTGCGGCAACGCcaactgctgcag GTGTTTCTGCGTCGACTGCCTGGACATCCTGGTCAGTCCCGGAGCATCTAACAGCGCCCGCTACCTGGACCCCTGGAGATGCTACATGTGTCAGCCGCCGCTGCAGTACGGCAGCCTGAGGCGACGGGACGACTGGAGCCTCAAGCTGCAGGAGTTCTTTGCCAACGACAACGGACAGGAGTTT GAGCAACCAAAGAATTACCCAGCAGTCCCTGCAGAGCAGAGACGACCAATCAGAGTTCTCTCCCTGTTCGACGGCATCGCCACTG GATACCTGGTTCTGAGGGATCTGGGTTTTAAGGTGGACCAGTACGTGGCGTCAGAGGTGTGCGAGGACTCCATCTCAGTGGGCGTGGTCAGACATGAAGGAAAGATCCAGTACGTCCACGATGTGAGGAACATCTCCAAGAAAGAT ATTCTCGAGTGGGGTCCGTTTGACCTGGTGATCGGAGGAAGTCCCTGCAACGACCTGTCCATCGTCAATCCTGCCAGGAAAGGCCTCTACG AGGGAACAGGGAGGTTGTTCTTTGAGTTCTACCGTCTGCTGAGCGAAGCCAAGCCCAAGGAAGGAGAGGACCGCCCCTTCTTCTGGATGTTTGAGAACGTGGTCGCCATGGGCGTCAACGACAAGAGGGACATCTCCCGGTTCCTGGAG TGTAACCCTGTGATGATTGATGCGATCgatgtttctgctgctcacCGTGCTCGATACTTCTGGGGAAACTTGCCAGGCATGAACAG GCCTCTGTGTGCGTCGGGGATGGACaagctggagctgcaggactGTCTGGATCACGGCCGAGTGGCAAAG TTTGGAAAAGTTCGAACCATCACCACTCGTTCCAACTCCATCAAACAGGGGAAAGACCAGCACTTCCCCGTCCTGATGAATGGGAAGGAGGACATCCTGTGGTGCACGGAGCTGGAGAG GATCTTCGGTTTCCCTGTTCACTACACAGACGTGTCCAACATGGGTCGCGGTGCCCGACAGAAGCTCCTGGGCCGGTCCTGGAGCGTCCCTGTCATCAGGCATCTGTTCGCACCGCTCAAAGATTACTACGCCTGTGAATAA